The Brachypodium distachyon strain Bd21 chromosome 4, Brachypodium_distachyon_v3.0, whole genome shotgun sequence nucleotide sequence gcagcaacaggcGGCAGCGGTAACGACGGCTTCGGCGGAAGCtacccgccgcctccgccgggggCTTTCGGCCAGCTGACCCCGCCGGGGGTCATGCCGGGGACGTTCCTCGCGCCGCCGTACAGCGCCGTCCCGGCTgggcctgctccgccgccgcctaacCCAGTCCTGCCTTGGTACCCGTGGTACTACCAGCACAACAACCCGATCACGGGGTCGAgcacgtcctcggcgccggccgtgCACCGGAGGGCGACGAGCGTAGGTGCCCTGCTGCTCCAGATGTACTGTGCTCTGGTGATTCTTCTTCGGGCGTTGTAGATTACTTTTTCGCTGTAGGAGAGTCTGATAGTTTAGCAATTATAAGGCGTTCTAGCTATGTACATGTGCTGAACTTGTTCATGTCAATTGCGATTTAAGTTTGAGTTTTTTGCAGCTACGAGCTTCAGAGAAGCTTGTTTACTTTATTAATAGTTCTTATTTACATCAGGACACTACACACAAGTTTGTAAGtaattattgttgtttttatGCATGATCACCATTTCTATTTGTAAGGAGGTacatgtactctctccgatactaaattcttgtcgtggtttagTACAAATTGGACTAAAATCACGATAAAAAATTAGGATCTGAGAAATTACTGTACTAGTTTGTACTTAAGCTACCGAGCTGCACAATGTAGTAGTGCACGATACGAACCATCAGGGAAAggacctttttcttttccctcgCCGTTCTGCTAGCTAGAAAGGCTAGTGAGGTTTCTTGCTAGCTTTGATCGATTGGGTTTGTTGAGATGTCAAAGTCTGCACAATTAAGTCAATAGCAACGCATCATCCGCTAAATGATCATTTATGGGCCTACAAATCTGCTCGTCTTTTTGTGGCTCCACTCATTTCCTGAAAAGAATTGAATTTCGCACATATCTATTCCTGGAACAAAATACGCATCCAAAATTCCGCATGCATCTCAAGCCAAGTGAGCTAGTTGCTCTGTTGTGCTGATCCAGAGGTCCCCTGAATTAACCTTTGTACGATCACTTCCAAATTAAGGAGCAGTTTTCAAGTAATGTCAGGATCAAATCATGCAAAAGAACAACCGGCGAGTTTCTCTTCTAAGAGATGAAAAGCGCTATCTCTCTTCCTCACACGGACACACACacaactcccccccccccaaccccAAACACACACACCACCCTCCCCCACCTGGATCCGGCGGCGCCCGGCCTCCTTCTCCCCCACGCGCCCGCCGGTGTGGCTCGCCACCGCCATCCAtgccagcgccggcgcccggGACGAAGGCCGCCTCCACGAGgtaagtttttcttttgggtTTTTTGGAAATTAAAAGCACATAATAAAAGGATTAAAATggaaagttcaaaaaattaaaagttcaAAATTAAAACCTTCGAACCTTCGAGTTAAAAGCTAAATTTCAAAACATTAAAAGTTCAAAACGTCAAAATTAAAAGCTGACAAATAAAAAGCCATggagcaaaaaaataaaaagttgcaaaaaatggtaaaaaaaagtttcgaCAGCCCAAAAATGGGATGTCAGAATTTGTCCGCCAGGTTGAGTATGGGGGGACGTCCGTCAATTAGCAGTCCCCGGTAGCGTATACAAAAGGGATGTTGCTTGATCTGGCGTCCtgtaaattttttttaggggcaGCGTCGTGTAAATATCtaaatcagtttttttttgcgaatattttttttagaacaacgatctggctttatttattcaacgAACGTATTACAATTGAtcgaaaaaactaaaacgcAACAAAGATTTCGAATAAACCGAAAGTTACATAAAAAATCTTTGAAGCCAACTTTTCTAACTGCGCCAATCACATTTTGATATTTCTCCAGATCTCTGGTGACGAAATAGTAGAAGAACAAACCTGCATAAGCTGGACTAACcttgtagattttactgagcCGCCCACCCCAGTGGGTGAGAACTTAATATCGTTGAACACGTGGTGGCCGGGGACACACCCCTCGCAAGAAAGTTTGTCGAACCATTGAATCATCGCCGAACCGATGAGGAAGATAACCAAAATCACGAAATTACGAGTCGTGAGATCCCAAAACTCTATGGAGTAGACCACAATAGTCAGGCCAGAACGGGGATGGGGCTGGAAGACCATTAATCCGCACGTCGTCGCCTCCACCGTCAGGACACCGCCGCTAAGGACACAAAACCTTACAAAAAAGGTACTAAAACAATGTCAAATGTTGATTCGTGGTTCCCTCGCCTCTTGATGGCCTGGCCTCCCTGTGGCGAGGGAAACCGctgcggcggctagggtttctccgTCTCGTAGCAATGACGCAAACTGGAACTCTCATTTTTTAGCGAATATCTAAAATCTAAATCAGttgaaaaaaacataaatatcTAAATGGGCCAAAGTGTAAAACGCCAAACTAGGGAGCGTCGGCAGCATTTTCTACTGGGCTGGAATGCTGGATGGTTCAGACTATCTCGGCAAATATTGGGAACGCGACAAATCTCCGTTTCTTTTGGGCATTTCGTCGAGCGCCGTCGGTGCTCCAGGGCGTGGCGTCCGTCGATCGCCCACTGATGCCAGTGAGTTGCCCTCTCCGGTAGCCGCATGTACTATCGCTTCTCCGCAACATCTTACCACACTTGTCCTCGCCCAGACGCCCAGTTCTCTGCCCTGTACCTTTTGCGGCGAGAAAGGTTGGGCGCGATTTTGCCCTTCTTATGGATCGAGTTCTTATCTAGTTTAATCGGTGGTAGCATTCCAGTTATATTAGAGGGTTCGCATCTGTATATTTGGTTGTTCCGTATGATTTCTTACATCTTGTGCAAAGTTACATCCGTATCAGTTCAGTTGGTTAAATTGTTTGTACAGTATGCCACCGTTTTGTTTTGTAAGAGCTGCAAATTTTCTAGAGCAAATTGCGCTTTTGGAAAACTCAATTGGTTGATACAAGTATAACTTGCAAAACTGAACTTCCCGTTGCATCCTAGGCATTGGGCACAATGTGCGTTGTCGCTGGACATTTTATCTTGGCATCGTGTTCTCataaatatatactccctttAACTTGTATTAATTCCgtgccaattaatatggaacggaggaagtactattttccatttttcctCGCAAAAAATATGCTATTCTAGTATTCACATACATGCAATACAATTACAAGGACCTAGTCCTATGGTTATATCTCTGCTAGCAGGCTTTGATCAAACTCGGATATGTCTTCCCTTGTCACTTATCTCTTCTGGAAGTTGAATAGCTTGATCGAGAGCCCGAAAAGGAAAGCAAAGAGAACAGCAAACGAGACTACCACCACAGCGACTACCCACAAGAAGTCATGATGGTACCCAAAGTAGCTTTCCACAAATTTGGATATCTGCACACCATTATCAAACTTTTCTGTTACATCTCCAAACTGTGAAGTGACCAGACCATTGAGTGTCCATGCAATAGGGCTGGCCCAGTAGTACCATCTCCACCATATCGGAATTTTCTGTAGAGGAAAGTAGCCATTTTACATAATATTAGGAAAATAAGGAGCAAAGTTTGGTACCGGTTCCTAGTTTTTTCTATTGGAGTGGAAGCACAAGAAGTTAAGCATTGAGAACAAACAGTATACTTACAGTTCTTGGTATAATAAATCCTGAGAAAAGGTTCCAAATAGCATAGAATGCCGTGGAAGCAACAGAAGCAACATTGTAGTTTGGAGTCAGGCCCACCGACATCATTCCGTAAAATGTGAAGTACGCTAGAGTGAAGTACATGAAGAACAGGTACCAGAAGAACTTGGCAACTGTCCACTCAAACCCAATCATAGAATATACTAGCACACCATATATTAAGGACTGAACAAAGATGTATGGAAGTTCAATTGCAACCTGCAAAGGAAAATAGGAGTTAGAGGTCTTAttgttctattttcttttctttttttcacgaAAAGACAGCAGCGCTGcttttcattaattaagacGAAAGAACAAGTTAACAGAGTTATTTACAAAGCTGAGAGGGGTGGCAGCTATAAACTAGAAAGAACACTCGGGAGGGCGAACCCTATGAAACCAACAATTCTCAATTATTGTTCTATGTTTGCTTTCCACTTACTTAGGGGATTGGTTTAACTATCTGTACCGTCTTTTCTGGATATATAACTCAATATTATCTTAAACATTCGATCAAGCCTCATATGTACATGCTTGCATCTGTTTATGATGCTTTACATGAGAATGCAAAACCTTTTATGTTCGTTGATCTCCTTAGTCTTGTTTTTACTTAGCATATAAAATGACTAAAGATTAAAGTTAATGCACACAAACTCTACCTGTCCCAGTGCATATGGCAAAGGTGAGTACATGTGAGCCGCTCTTTCCCTGTAAAAGACTGTGCGCTCAACAGCCACAACTGGCTGAACTGAGGCAGAGTTCTGCACCCCCATGAACAAAACTGAGGCATACATTGAACCCATGGCATTAAACAAGTCTTGTTGATTGTGCCTGCAAGAGTTAAATGTTTCTAGTGAATTGGAAAGGTGGGAAACTATAGGTAGTCTCCTCAACAAATATCATATATACAATTTGTACTTGCTTTCatttatattatatatattaaAGTACCTTTTTCTGCCAATGCCCCAGAACATTGTTCCAAACAACAATGCAATTACCATAGTATAGAAGTACTTGACAGCAGTATATGGAGGGTTTCTCCAGTACGACAGACTTTGCTTCCACAGGCAAGCGAAACATTGTGTGAGGAAGGTTCGTGAGTATTGTGTTGGAAAGGATAGGTCGCTTGAACCTTCAGGAGATGTGCTTAGCTCTTTTATTAAATTTTTATTCCTCCTGAAATACAATAAATTGACAATATTAATGCACTTAGACATTATTTTGTCTATTACATTCCTCACAGATATTCAAACTTCAATTGCAACAGAGAAAATGGATAACTGGCCATCTAGGATTTCAACATTGTTTGTAATGCATATTTGTTCGAAAataatttgttgttttgtcATTTAGGGATCTTCCCTCTTAAATAATAGTTTAAGCACACTGAAGAAGATATTGATGGttactttttgttttgaaatacATAAGATTTCATAGCTTAAATTAAAACTGTATAGCTTTATAGTATTTCATTAGATCATTAAACCATGAAGTAATGCAACCAGAAACCTACCGATATAGTTCAGAATTCTTGTATACTTGACTGAAGTTAACCCCAGTTATCTGTTCTTGCGCTGCACTAGTCACCTCTAGCATCCATGTTGAAGGATTGTAGCCATCTTTAATCTTTCTGACGTCTTCAATAGCCTGTGTAGAATCAAAGCAAAGCAGTTCAGTAACATTTTTGTTCTGTGCGTAACTGTATATGGAAACGTGCTCTAATTTATGTTCTCTTTTGTCACCTCAAAGTATCTGATTAATTCGCATGAGTGCCGGCCTAGTGGACCTACATAAGTCTCTTCACCTCCTCGTTTCATCAGGAAGAGCTGCAAAGACACACAAGACCATTAGTGACTAAAAGGGTTCACAAGTATATGTACTGCCTATGTGTTGCTTTACTTTCTTCTTTAATATATGTAGGCAATATGTTTAGTACCTCATCAAAAGATTCAAATATGTCGATGCTTGGCTGGTGAATGGTGCAAACAACTGTCCTTCCTGTATCTACCGTATTCCTTATTGCCCTCATGACAATGGCTGCTGCTCGTGCATCAAGTCCAGATGTTGGCTCATCCATGAAAATGATAGAAGGGTTAGCAACCAGCTCCACTGCTATTGTTAGCCTTTTCCTCTGCTCAGTTGACAATCCACTCACACCAGGCAATCCAACCAATGCATCTTTTAAGGGGAAAAGTTCCACTAGCTCCATGACCTCATCAATGAACATCTGGACAGCAAGTTTCATGTGTTAAAGCAGTGAGTAGATATGGTCATCCTTTCCAAGACATGACTAAATGTTGCAAAAAATCACGTCAAAATATCTGTGATCCTGGAATCTACATTCTacttttaccctttttttaatCTTATATTGCCATAAGATTTAAGATTAGTTGACAGTATTAGTTTCATGTAATCATGTTCCATATACTTTTCTAATATATGTTtctatactatgaaaatatgcaaaaaaaagtagatTGTTTGTTCTTTGCAAACCTTTCTTGTTGATGAATCAACATTGGCAGGTAATCGGAGCCATGCAGAGAATGCAAGAGACTCGTACACAGTCACGTTTGGGGAATGGATGTCGTTCTGCTCACAGTATCCTGATACACGAGCAAAAGTTTCTTGCTTCTTTGGATAGCCAGAGATTGTAATGTTTCCCTCTATGTATCCACTGGTCTTCCGTCCAGCCAGCACATCCATCAGTGTAGTCTTACCGGCGCCACTGACACCCATAAGTGCTGTAAGTACTCCTGGCCTAAATGAACCACTGATACCCTTTAGTAGTTCCAACCGACTCTCTGCCACACCTTGTGCTTTGATTTCCTACAGTTTTTGTTGGATAAAGGAAATATGCATGATGTTTTCACTCATATATGTTCTACATATTGGACATATCTGTATTTCTAATGATTCCCATAAAGAAATTACCTGTGGCATGTCTACACTGTATTTTATATCTTCGAATGTGATGGAGAGGGGTACAAAAGGGAGGACCATTCCTTTCTTGCCTGGACTAGAATTAACTGTTGCATGGTTCGAAGTTGATTCATCGTTGCTCTCGTCTGCAGTATCTGGTAGACATATGTAAGTGTAATTTTAAATTACGCCTCAATATCAGACCGGGAAATCATATAATTGAGTTTTGCCTCTTGGACATTATCTTATATATCTTCCTCAAAGTGATGAATATAGAATCAGTAAGTACCTCCGGATGCTTTTGTATTGTTGTTAACCCGTCCTCTCGATGATGCTTCTAAAACTTCACCAGTGAGATTAGCCTGTTTTATCTTCATTGTTTCCTCAGATACTGTTGGCTGGTTGCTGTCAAATGCTGTGAATAGCAGAATGTGTAAGATTTATAAAATTACAGCTTTGTTTGGAAAAATTGCAAGATTAACTATTTATTTGCATTCTAAATACAAGTTATTTCTGACTCACGGTTGAGGAATGTGAGGCAAACGGTGTAGAGGATATTGAATAGCAACACATATCCGAGCAACGCAGCAACACCAATCCAGTACCACTTTGCATCAGCAAAAAGCCCA carries:
- the LOC100839434 gene encoding formin-like protein 3, producing the protein MSTSGRPATVLFSLITALAAATSSLADTPDCPYPCLPPPTSGGIINSYPPPPPAATGGSGNDGFGGSYPPPPPGAFGQLTPPGVMPGTFLAPPYSAVPAGPAPPPPNPVLPWYPWYYQHNNPITGSSTSSAPAVHRRATSVGALLLQMYCALVILLRAL